The Saccharomonospora cyanea NA-134 genome includes a region encoding these proteins:
- a CDS encoding proline dehydrogenase family protein, giving the protein MEPLRSLILAAAGNDVIRRVAATAPGTRQIIARFVPGETVADALRAVKTLAADGRCATLDYLGEYTRDPAQAESTVRTYLRLLDELSKQGLSGHAEVSVKLSALTVDGDRVLAARNLGLVCEAAEQCGTTVTVDMEDHTTTDATLGVVGDARRTWPWVGAVVQSYLRRTEADVAALAYKGSRVRLCKGAYAEPADVAYADAHAVDLSYVRCANRLLEGGAYAMFATHDPRLVGLLRQRTRWYGREQGSYEYQMLYGVRPDEQRRLAAEGETVRVYVPFGEQWYGYLMRRLAERPANLALFLRALAIRS; this is encoded by the coding sequence GTGGAGCCCCTGCGATCGTTGATCCTCGCCGCCGCCGGCAACGACGTGATCCGGCGTGTGGCCGCCACGGCGCCGGGCACCCGGCAGATCATCGCCCGCTTCGTACCGGGCGAGACCGTGGCCGACGCCCTGAGGGCCGTGAAGACCCTCGCCGCCGACGGACGGTGCGCGACGCTGGACTACCTGGGCGAGTACACGCGCGATCCCGCCCAGGCCGAGAGCACGGTCCGGACCTATCTGCGATTGCTCGACGAGTTGTCGAAGCAGGGACTGTCCGGTCACGCCGAGGTGAGCGTGAAACTGTCGGCGTTGACTGTGGACGGCGATCGGGTGCTCGCCGCGCGGAACCTGGGGCTGGTCTGCGAGGCGGCCGAGCAGTGTGGCACCACGGTCACCGTCGACATGGAAGACCACACCACGACCGACGCCACGCTGGGCGTGGTCGGCGACGCCCGGCGCACGTGGCCGTGGGTGGGAGCAGTGGTCCAGTCCTATCTTCGTCGTACCGAGGCCGACGTCGCCGCGTTGGCGTACAAGGGATCGCGGGTCCGGCTGTGCAAGGGTGCCTACGCCGAGCCTGCCGACGTCGCCTACGCCGACGCCCACGCGGTCGACCTCAGCTACGTGCGCTGCGCCAACCGGCTCCTGGAGGGCGGCGCGTACGCCATGTTCGCGACGCACGACCCACGTCTGGTGGGGCTGCTGCGGCAGCGCACGCGTTGGTACGGCAGGGAACAGGGCAGCTACGAATACCAGATGCTGTACGGAGTCCGGCCGGACGAGCAGCGCCGCCTGGCCGCGGAAGGGGAAACCGTGCGTGTGTACGTGCCGTTCGGTGAACAGTGGTACGGCTACCTGATGCGGAGGCTGGCGGAACGTCCCGCGAACCTGGCGTTGTTCCTTCGAGCCCTGGCCATCCGTTCGTGA
- a CDS encoding thioesterase family protein, which yields MSTVDSGPLTFAAACEVRSLGDGTFTADLRQEWSIGRHPHGGFLLALAAKAGVRALWEAGEPPAEPLAVSAEFLHALALGPVLLRTEVRKAGRRATVVAVSVEQRGRSCVEARVTAGRLPLRPPVWNDVPTLPADPPANAVALSGHTAEGLFHLAKGCDVRIDPATAGFLAGRRDDPPRLRLWARPRHGEPDPYFLLLAGDLNPPVVFNLGRTGWAPTVQLTALVRTRPHPGWLRIEVDCRAVHEGWFDSDAVVADSHGRIVCQARQLALSPLP from the coding sequence GTGAGTACGGTCGATTCGGGGCCGCTGACGTTCGCGGCCGCATGTGAGGTGCGCTCGCTCGGGGACGGCACGTTCACGGCGGATCTCCGGCAGGAGTGGTCGATCGGCAGACATCCCCACGGCGGGTTCCTGCTCGCTCTCGCGGCGAAGGCCGGGGTCCGGGCGTTGTGGGAGGCGGGGGAGCCGCCCGCCGAGCCGCTCGCGGTGAGCGCCGAGTTCCTGCACGCGCTCGCACTCGGCCCGGTGTTGTTGCGTACCGAGGTCCGCAAGGCGGGCAGGCGGGCCACGGTGGTGGCCGTGAGTGTGGAACAACGGGGCCGTAGCTGCGTGGAGGCGCGCGTGACGGCGGGCAGGCTCCCGCTGCGGCCACCCGTGTGGAACGACGTGCCGACGCTTCCCGCGGACCCGCCCGCCAACGCGGTGGCGTTGTCGGGCCACACCGCCGAGGGACTGTTCCACCTGGCCAAGGGCTGTGACGTCCGGATCGATCCCGCCACGGCGGGCTTCCTCGCGGGACGCCGTGACGATCCGCCGCGCCTGCGGCTGTGGGCGAGACCGCGGCACGGCGAGCCCGACCCCTACTTCCTCCTGCTGGCGGGTGACCTCAACCCGCCGGTGGTGTTCAACCTCGGCAGGACGGGGTGGGCGCCGACGGTGCAGCTCACGGCGTTGGTGCGTACCCGCCCCCATCCGGGGTGGTTACGCATCGAGGTGGACTGCCGTGCCGTGCACGAGGGCTGGTTCGACTCCGACGCCGTCGTCGCCGACAGCCATGGCCGCATCGTGTGCCAGGCGAGACAGCTCGCGTTGTCGCCTCTGCCGTGA
- the proC gene encoding pyrroline-5-carboxylate reductase codes for MGTIAVLGAGKIGEALLSGLLSGGRSAEDLFFTERHPDRAAELQARYGITGVTVKEAAERADLLVVAVKPQDIDPVLADLAPVLRPESLVVSLCAGLPTSLFERRLPSGTPVVRVMPNTPMLVGEAMSAVSAGRYAGPEHVELVTELLSCVGKVVEVPESQQDAVTALSGSGPAYFFYLVEAMIDAGILLGLPRAVAERLIVQSAVGAAKMLDEGESHPVLLREAVTSPAGTTINAIRELEKHGVRAALLAAIEAARDRSVELGRAHED; via the coding sequence ATGGGAACCATCGCGGTACTGGGTGCGGGCAAGATCGGTGAAGCGCTGCTGTCGGGGCTGCTCAGTGGCGGGCGGTCCGCCGAGGACCTGTTCTTCACCGAGCGGCATCCCGATCGGGCGGCCGAACTCCAGGCACGCTACGGGATCACGGGCGTGACCGTGAAGGAAGCGGCGGAGCGGGCCGACCTGCTTGTCGTGGCGGTGAAGCCGCAGGACATCGACCCCGTGCTCGCCGATCTCGCGCCGGTGCTGCGGCCGGAATCCCTCGTGGTGTCGCTGTGCGCGGGACTGCCCACCTCGCTGTTCGAGCGGAGGCTGCCGTCGGGCACGCCGGTGGTACGGGTGATGCCCAACACGCCGATGCTCGTGGGAGAGGCCATGAGCGCCGTGTCCGCCGGCAGGTACGCGGGCCCGGAACACGTCGAGCTCGTCACCGAACTGCTGAGCTGCGTGGGCAAGGTGGTGGAGGTGCCGGAGTCGCAGCAGGACGCGGTGACCGCATTGTCCGGATCCGGCCCGGCGTACTTCTTCTACCTGGTCGAAGCCATGATCGACGCAGGCATCCTGCTGGGGCTGCCTCGCGCCGTCGCCGAACGACTCATCGTGCAGTCCGCCGTCGGGGCGGCCAAGATGCTCGACGAGGGTGAGAGCCATCCGGTGCTGCTCAGGGAGGCCGTCACCTCACCCGCGGGTACCACCATCAACGCGATCCGCGAACTGGAGAAGCACGGTGTCCGGGCCGCGTTGCTCGCGGCCATCGAGGCGGCGCGCGACCGCTCCGTCGAACTCGGTCGAGCCCACGAGGACTGA
- a CDS encoding helix-turn-helix domain-containing protein, producing MPPNNSEDVPGRHVQFLTVAEVAALMRVSKMTVYRLVHSGELPAVRVGKSFRVPEQAVHAYLDNAYFDVG from the coding sequence ATGCCGCCGAACAACAGCGAGGATGTGCCCGGCAGGCACGTCCAGTTCCTGACAGTCGCCGAGGTTGCCGCCCTGATGCGGGTCTCCAAGATGACGGTCTACCGACTGGTGCACTCCGGGGAGCTGCCCGCCGTGCGGGTGGGCAAGTCGTTCCGGGTGCCCGAGCAGGCCGTCCACGCCTACCTCGACAACGCCTACTTCGACGTGGGGTAG
- a CDS encoding 30S ribosomal protein bS22, whose translation MGSVIKKRRKRMSKKKHRKLLRRTRVQRRKQGK comes from the coding sequence GTGGGCTCGGTAATCAAGAAGCGTCGTAAGCGTATGTCCAAGAAGAAGCACCGCAAGCTGCTTCGCCGCACGCGCGTGCAGCGTCGCAAGCAGGGTAAGTGA
- a CDS encoding NAD-dependent epimerase/dehydratase family protein — protein sequence MPSNVVLVTGVSGELGGRLLSRLGARPDLERVVGVDTAPPGAGVLRELGRAEFVRVDIRNPLIAKIMTSAKVDTVVHAAPACHPAGSGRYAAIKEANVIGTMRLLAACQNSPHVRKLVVTSTTAVYGASARSQAVFTEDAELFPAAAAGYSKDAVELEGYVRGFTRRRPDVGVTTFRFADLVAPDFDTVFTRYFSLPVVPTVLGFDARLQFLHADDALAVLERATVLDRPGVFNVAGTGVLSLSQAIRRAGRVGVGVPRLAMSPVGTALRLTRQVHVSADLVRLLNFGRVVDTERLTHEFGYSPRWTTREAFDDAVTERRATA from the coding sequence ATGCCGTCCAACGTCGTCCTCGTCACCGGGGTCTCCGGTGAGTTGGGCGGACGGTTGCTGTCGAGGCTGGGCGCTCGTCCAGACCTCGAACGGGTTGTCGGAGTGGACACCGCACCGCCCGGTGCCGGTGTGCTCCGCGAACTCGGCCGGGCCGAGTTCGTACGGGTCGACATCCGCAACCCGCTGATAGCCAAGATCATGACCTCCGCGAAGGTGGACACGGTGGTGCACGCCGCGCCCGCGTGTCACCCCGCGGGATCCGGCAGGTACGCGGCGATCAAGGAAGCCAACGTCATCGGCACCATGCGGCTTCTGGCCGCGTGCCAGAACTCGCCGCACGTGCGCAAACTCGTCGTCACCTCGACGACGGCCGTCTACGGAGCCTCGGCGCGGTCACAGGCCGTGTTCACCGAGGACGCGGAACTCTTCCCGGCCGCGGCGGCGGGTTACTCGAAGGACGCCGTCGAGTTGGAGGGCTATGTCCGCGGCTTCACTCGGCGGCGGCCCGACGTCGGCGTGACCACGTTCCGGTTCGCCGACCTGGTGGCACCCGACTTCGACACCGTCTTCACCCGGTACTTCTCGCTGCCGGTGGTGCCGACCGTGCTCGGTTTCGACGCGAGGTTGCAGTTCCTGCACGCCGACGACGCGCTCGCGGTGCTGGAACGTGCCACCGTGCTCGACCGTCCCGGCGTGTTCAACGTCGCGGGCACGGGCGTGTTGTCGCTGTCCCAGGCGATCCGGAGGGCCGGGCGCGTGGGCGTCGGGGTGCCACGACTCGCCATGTCGCCCGTCGGGACGGCACTGCGTCTCACCCGGCAGGTGCACGTGTCGGCGGACCTCGTGCGGCTGTTGAACTTCGGGCGGGTCGTCGACACGGAGCGGCTGACCCACGAGTTCGGGTACTCACCCCGGTGGACGACGCGTGAGGCGTTCGACGACGCCGTGACAGAACGGCGGGCGACGGCGTGA
- a CDS encoding lysophospholipid acyltransferase family protein — MTSRGAARVVPLRPDRRDGEDARSSVVPLPVRRAADRHTTLSGLVDFVRRRLSGDYEVDEFGLDPEFTETVLVPLLRPLYERWFRVSTHGIDHVPAEGGALLVSNHSGVLPLDAMMTAFAVYDEHPGHRFLRMLAADLVFDTPVLGSLARRSGQTLACHPDAERLLRAGELVGVWPEGYKGVGKPFSARYKLQRFGRGGFVSAALRTSAPIIPCAVVGAEEIYPKIGDIRPLARLLRLPYFPVTPFFPLLGPLGTVPLPTKWHIEFGEPIRTDGYAADADDDQMLVLGLTDQVRESIQNMLYRRLARRRGVFTG; from the coding sequence GTGACGTCACGAGGTGCGGCGCGGGTGGTGCCGCTGCGTCCGGACAGGCGTGACGGGGAGGACGCGCGGTCGAGCGTGGTACCCCTGCCCGTGCGCAGGGCCGCCGACCGGCATACCACGCTCTCCGGCCTGGTCGACTTCGTGCGGCGCAGGCTCAGCGGTGACTACGAGGTCGACGAGTTCGGGCTGGACCCCGAGTTCACCGAGACAGTGCTGGTCCCACTGCTTCGGCCGCTGTACGAGCGGTGGTTCCGCGTGAGCACGCACGGCATCGACCACGTTCCCGCCGAGGGCGGCGCACTGCTCGTGTCCAACCACTCGGGTGTGCTGCCGCTCGACGCGATGATGACGGCGTTCGCCGTGTACGACGAACACCCTGGGCACCGGTTCCTGCGCATGCTCGCCGCCGACCTCGTTTTCGACACCCCCGTGCTGGGGTCGCTGGCACGAAGGAGCGGTCAGACGCTCGCGTGCCACCCCGACGCCGAGCGGTTGCTGCGTGCCGGCGAACTGGTGGGCGTGTGGCCCGAGGGGTACAAGGGCGTCGGCAAGCCGTTCTCTGCGAGGTACAAGCTGCAGCGCTTCGGGCGCGGGGGTTTCGTGTCGGCGGCGCTGCGGACGTCGGCGCCGATCATCCCGTGTGCGGTGGTGGGCGCGGAGGAGATCTACCCGAAGATCGGTGACATCCGGCCGTTGGCTCGCCTGCTGCGCCTACCGTACTTCCCCGTGACGCCGTTCTTCCCACTGCTCGGTCCGCTGGGGACGGTGCCGCTGCCCACGAAGTGGCACATCGAGTTCGGTGAGCCCATCCGCACCGACGGCTACGCCGCTGACGCCGACGACGACCAGATGCTGGTGCTGGGTCTCACCGACCAGGTGCGGGAAAGCATCCAGAACATGCTCTACCGCAGGCTGGCTCGCCGCCGGGGAGTCTTCACCGGCTGA
- a CDS encoding HAD family hydrolase, whose amino-acid sequence MEAVCVSRWRSRGKGRERERLAALAGEASAEAAVAMEAASVATAEAPEAEPEAPEVERTPVPQDLTAAAFFDVDNTMMMGASIFHFARGLAARKYFSTSDLAGFAWQQVKFRVGGRESHQGVQSSREQALSFVAGRTVDEMVAIGEEIYDELMADKIWAGTRALAQTHLDAGQRVWLVTATPVELAAIIARRLGLTGALGTVAESTDGVYTGRLVGDLLHGRAKAHAVRALAAREGLNLRRCTAYSDSQNDVPMLSVVGTAVAVNPDSGLREVARARGWEIRDFRTGRKAAKIGVPSVLGAGALAGAVAAGLAYRKRIA is encoded by the coding sequence ATGGAGGCGGTGTGCGTGTCTCGTTGGCGGAGCCGCGGTAAGGGGCGGGAACGCGAGCGGCTCGCAGCGCTGGCAGGCGAGGCGTCGGCCGAAGCCGCCGTCGCGATGGAGGCAGCCTCGGTCGCGACGGCCGAGGCACCCGAGGCCGAACCCGAGGCGCCCGAGGTCGAGCGGACACCCGTTCCCCAGGACCTCACCGCCGCCGCGTTCTTCGACGTCGACAACACGATGATGATGGGCGCGTCGATCTTCCACTTCGCCAGGGGACTCGCCGCGCGTAAGTACTTCAGCACCTCCGACCTCGCCGGCTTCGCATGGCAGCAGGTCAAGTTCCGGGTGGGCGGCCGGGAGAGCCACCAGGGCGTGCAGTCCAGCAGGGAACAGGCGCTGTCGTTCGTCGCGGGCCGCACCGTCGACGAAATGGTCGCCATCGGCGAGGAGATCTACGACGAGCTCATGGCCGACAAGATCTGGGCCGGCACGCGGGCGCTCGCGCAGACGCACCTCGACGCGGGCCAGCGGGTCTGGCTGGTCACCGCCACCCCGGTGGAGCTGGCAGCCATCATCGCGCGCAGGCTCGGCCTCACCGGAGCGCTCGGCACCGTCGCGGAGAGCACCGACGGTGTCTACACGGGCAGGCTGGTCGGTGACCTGCTGCACGGCAGGGCCAAGGCACACGCCGTCCGGGCACTCGCAGCGCGGGAAGGCCTCAACCTGCGCCGCTGCACGGCGTACTCGGACTCGCAGAACGACGTCCCGATGCTGTCGGTGGTCGGTACCGCCGTGGCGGTCAACCCGGACTCGGGGCTGCGCGAGGTGGCCCGTGCCCGGGGTTGGGAGATCCGCGACTTCCGCACCGGCCGCAAGGCCGCGAAGATCGGTGTGCCCTCCGTGCTGGGCGCCGGCGCACTGGCCGGTGCCGTGGCCGCCGGTCTGGCCTACCGCAAACGCATCGCCTGA
- a CDS encoding DUF5667 domain-containing protein: MGEPAWSRTRRGDDERFAGAVDSGIGAAEFGTELAVVAALRRLGRSVPVEPDTRERIAQRITDTRPRRRPLPVLTTAAVALAALACLALLLAKDALPGEPLYHLKRAQEAATLGLTFDAEDDAARRLSYASRRLDEITTLGRHGVRDTDTYRLALADFTEHATEGASELTALATRTDGRGLTVLAAWAQRESAGLAAAEAALPTTVSTDVTTLLDRIERRSAALAERMECYEITSVHSDDLGALPAAGGCAPSPAKDHAGKPRPPAPSERAARPEPRNGHEPPSADEPTAFVEHPHAAEADTRTPLRPADVAAAPVVSHVPSPDRPRLPTPEPEDPALVSIAPILPGLPAVTVG; encoded by the coding sequence GTGGGCGAACCTGCGTGGTCCCGCACCCGCCGAGGCGACGACGAGCGGTTCGCCGGAGCCGTCGACTCGGGCATCGGCGCGGCGGAGTTCGGCACCGAACTCGCCGTGGTGGCCGCGCTGCGCCGACTCGGCCGCTCCGTCCCCGTCGAGCCCGACACCCGAGAACGCATCGCACAGCGCATCACCGACACCCGCCCTCGGCGCCGGCCGCTGCCCGTACTGACCACCGCCGCCGTGGCGCTCGCGGCCCTGGCCTGTCTCGCGCTGCTGCTGGCGAAGGACGCACTGCCCGGCGAGCCGCTCTACCACCTGAAACGCGCTCAGGAGGCCGCCACTCTCGGCCTGACCTTCGACGCCGAGGACGACGCCGCTCGCAGGCTGTCCTACGCCTCCCGCAGACTCGACGAGATCACCACCCTCGGCAGGCACGGAGTGCGCGACACCGACACCTACCGGCTCGCGCTGGCCGACTTCACCGAACACGCCACCGAGGGCGCCTCCGAGCTCACGGCGCTCGCCACCCGCACCGACGGACGAGGACTCACCGTGCTCGCCGCGTGGGCGCAGCGGGAGTCCGCCGGGCTCGCCGCTGCCGAAGCCGCGCTGCCCACCACGGTCAGCACTGACGTCACGACCCTGCTGGACCGCATCGAGCGGCGGAGCGCGGCCCTGGCCGAACGCATGGAGTGCTACGAGATCACCTCGGTGCACTCCGACGACCTCGGTGCGCTGCCCGCGGCGGGCGGGTGCGCACCTTCGCCCGCGAAGGACCACGCCGGGAAGCCGCGGCCCCCGGCACCCTCGGAACGGGCGGCGCGGCCCGAACCGCGGAACGGCCATGAGCCACCCTCCGCGGACGAGCCGACCGCCTTCGTCGAGCACCCGCACGCTGCCGAAGCCGATACCCGGACGCCCCTGCGGCCCGCCGACGTGGCAGCGGCTCCGGTCGTTTCCCACGTGCCGTCCCCCGACCGGCCACGGCTGCCCACCCCGGAGCCCGAGGACCCCGCCCTGGTGAGCATCGCGCCGATCCTTCCCGGCTTGCCCGCGGTGACCGTCGGATAG
- a CDS encoding sigma-70 family RNA polymerase sigma factor, producing the protein MSMPIAVAAGPAPTTLGGAKQAAQAEKTVAENWELVRAAQRGDTAAFATLYDRHVDGVFRYVLLRVGDRHLAEDVTSETFLRALRRITSISYQGRDVGAWFTTIARNLVFDHVKSSRFRLEIVTDEVAEPGAGPSATPGPEQQVINRTTNDELLRCIADLGDDQRECIILRFIQGYSVSETAAIMQRNEGAVKALQHRAVRRLAKLLPRSVR; encoded by the coding sequence GTGAGCATGCCGATCGCTGTTGCGGCTGGTCCAGCACCCACGACGCTGGGGGGAGCGAAGCAGGCCGCGCAGGCCGAGAAGACCGTCGCCGAGAACTGGGAACTCGTCCGCGCGGCGCAGCGCGGCGACACCGCGGCGTTCGCGACGCTCTACGACCGCCACGTCGACGGCGTCTTCCGGTACGTGCTGCTCCGAGTCGGCGACCGCCACCTCGCCGAGGACGTCACGAGCGAGACGTTCCTCCGCGCGCTGCGCCGCATCACGTCGATCTCCTACCAGGGCCGCGACGTGGGCGCCTGGTTCACCACCATCGCCCGCAACCTCGTGTTCGACCACGTCAAGTCCAGCCGGTTCCGGCTGGAGATCGTCACCGACGAGGTGGCCGAGCCCGGCGCGGGTCCCAGCGCCACTCCCGGCCCCGAACAGCAGGTCATCAACCGGACCACCAACGACGAACTACTGCGCTGCATCGCCGACCTCGGTGACGACCAGCGCGAGTGCATCATTCTGCGGTTCATCCAGGGCTACTCGGTGTCCGAGACCGCCGCCATCATGCAACGCAACGAGGGCGCCGTGAAGGCGCTTCAACACCGCGCCGTGCGGCGGCTCGCCAAGCTCCTGCCCCGAAGTGTCAGGTGA
- a CDS encoding AMP-binding protein translates to MSAPATARWDTVEMGKGQVVTGGTSNVADLAAEAARTRTDRLALIDTATGTTLTWGELELAVRATAHRLREAGVEPGDRVGVRLPTSAAFAVAFFAVLRADGVVVPLNPQEPASASTAVLADCGAEVVLGDESLGSATLVEPVLAAPERPGDAGSPAEPSRGGEDLAALLYTSGTTGSPRGVMLSHRALLAGVAQLRSLTPSPVEPSDRVFVAVPMHHVYGLGPGLLAPTAAGATLVTAPRFEARSALSDCLNHRVTVVLGVPAMYVAMAARPADELGESLSTVRLLVSGAAPLRPKVLADIRAATGLQIFEGYGLTEAAPVVTSTLVTGYAKPGSVGRPLPGVEVRLVDGDGTESGVPLDPEDPDDTFDDADGTGLVAVRGANLFSGYWPDGAHGPDADGWFRTGDVGYVDTDGDLHLVDRAGDLVIVNGFNVYPHEVEGVISELPQVREAAVVGVLDEHSGEAVKAVVVPEEGATLSEQQVIEHCAARLAGYKVPTVVSFTDALPLSATGKVRRVGLRGVDAVGQDGSHA, encoded by the coding sequence ATGTCCGCGCCCGCGACGGCTCGCTGGGACACTGTGGAGATGGGAAAGGGGCAGGTTGTGACGGGTGGGACCAGCAACGTCGCCGATCTCGCCGCCGAGGCGGCACGGACCCGGACGGACAGGCTCGCGTTGATCGATACAGCGACGGGCACCACATTGACGTGGGGCGAGCTGGAGCTCGCCGTGCGGGCCACGGCCCACCGGCTCCGGGAAGCCGGGGTCGAGCCCGGCGACCGGGTGGGCGTCCGGTTGCCGACGTCCGCGGCGTTCGCCGTGGCGTTCTTCGCGGTGCTGCGGGCCGACGGTGTCGTGGTGCCGCTGAACCCACAGGAGCCCGCGTCGGCGTCCACCGCCGTGCTCGCGGACTGCGGAGCCGAGGTCGTGCTCGGCGACGAGTCCCTGGGGTCGGCGACGCTGGTCGAACCGGTGCTCGCCGCGCCTGAGCGGCCGGGCGACGCCGGGAGCCCGGCGGAACCCTCCCGAGGAGGGGAGGACCTCGCCGCCCTGCTCTACACGTCCGGCACCACGGGGTCACCGCGTGGCGTGATGCTGTCGCACCGGGCCCTGCTCGCGGGCGTCGCGCAGTTGCGTTCGCTCACGCCCTCGCCGGTGGAGCCGTCCGACCGGGTGTTCGTGGCGGTACCGATGCACCACGTGTACGGGCTCGGTCCCGGGCTGCTCGCTCCGACGGCGGCGGGGGCGACCCTGGTGACCGCACCCCGGTTCGAGGCGCGCTCCGCGCTGTCCGACTGCCTGAACCACAGGGTCACCGTGGTGCTCGGGGTGCCCGCGATGTACGTCGCGATGGCGGCGCGGCCCGCCGACGAACTCGGTGAGAGCCTGTCGACCGTGCGGCTGCTCGTCTCCGGCGCGGCGCCGCTGCGGCCGAAGGTGCTGGCCGACATCCGCGCCGCCACGGGCTTGCAGATCTTCGAGGGTTACGGCCTCACGGAGGCGGCTCCGGTGGTGACGTCCACCCTGGTCACGGGCTATGCCAAGCCCGGATCCGTCGGCAGGCCGCTGCCCGGTGTCGAGGTGCGGTTGGTGGACGGCGACGGCACCGAGAGCGGCGTCCCGCTGGATCCGGAGGATCCCGACGACACGTTCGACGACGCCGACGGCACCGGGCTGGTGGCGGTCCGGGGAGCCAACCTGTTCTCCGGGTACTGGCCCGACGGAGCCCACGGCCCGGACGCCGACGGCTGGTTCCGCACCGGTGACGTCGGCTACGTCGACACCGACGGTGATCTCCACCTCGTGGACCGCGCGGGCGATCTGGTGATCGTCAACGGCTTCAACGTCTACCCGCACGAGGTGGAGGGCGTGATCTCGGAACTGCCCCAGGTCCGCGAGGCCGCTGTGGTGGGAGTGCTCGACGAACACAGCGGCGAGGCGGTGAAGGCCGTGGTCGTGCCCGAGGAGGGGGCCACGCTGTCGGAACAGCAGGTGATCGAACACTGCGCGGCGCGGTTGGCCGGTTACAAGGTGCCCACGGTGGTGTCGTTCACCGACGCGCTGCCGCTCTCGGCGACGGGCAAGGTACGCCGGGTCGGCCTTCGGGGCGTGGACGCGGTGGGTCAGGATGGGAGTCATGCCTGA
- a CDS encoding glutaredoxin family protein, whose amino-acid sequence MPESQHTVVVMTRVGCSACERAEQDVERICVELGVPWSTADVDTDPEWRAEYGDRVPVILVDDAEHGYWSVDEERLRSALRS is encoded by the coding sequence ATGCCTGAGTCCCAGCACACCGTTGTCGTGATGACGCGTGTCGGCTGTTCGGCGTGCGAGCGGGCCGAGCAGGACGTGGAGCGGATCTGCGTCGAGCTCGGGGTGCCGTGGTCGACGGCCGACGTGGACACCGACCCCGAGTGGCGCGCGGAGTACGGCGACCGGGTTCCGGTGATCCTCGTCGACGACGCCGAGCACGGTTACTGGTCGGTGGACGAGGAGCGGCTGCGGTCGGCTCTGCGTTCGTGA
- a CDS encoding redox-sensing transcriptional repressor Rex, with translation MVAQRGRRNGPAPAPRRASEVSEVSAAGAASDALIEPVGDGGAGAGAPAASGTVRAIPEAAVARLAVYLRVLSAMAEQGATTVSSEELSAAAGVNSAKLRKDLSYIGSYGTRGVGYEVQVLIGQIERTLGLTRKHKVAVVGIGNLGHALANYGGFPGRGFPVEALFDIDPDLIGVPVGGVPVSHLDEIPEVCAERDISIGVIATPPTAAQSVCDRLVAGGVQCILNFAPVVLQVPEHIEVRKVDLAVELQILSFHVARRTAGEAEGRARDSNADGTKDVVVS, from the coding sequence GTGGTGGCACAGCGCGGCCGGCGCAATGGGCCCGCACCCGCGCCGAGGCGCGCCTCCGAGGTTTCCGAGGTTTCCGCGGCCGGTGCCGCCTCCGACGCCCTGATCGAGCCGGTGGGGGACGGTGGTGCGGGTGCCGGGGCCCCGGCGGCTTCGGGCACCGTCCGCGCGATCCCGGAGGCGGCCGTCGCCCGGCTCGCCGTCTACCTGCGGGTGCTCTCCGCCATGGCCGAGCAGGGTGCGACCACGGTGTCCAGCGAGGAGCTGTCGGCGGCGGCCGGGGTGAACTCCGCGAAACTGCGCAAGGACCTGTCGTACATCGGCTCGTACGGCACGCGGGGAGTCGGCTACGAGGTCCAGGTGCTGATCGGGCAGATCGAGCGGACACTCGGGCTGACCCGCAAGCACAAGGTCGCCGTCGTGGGAATCGGTAACCTCGGCCATGCGTTGGCAAACTATGGCGGTTTTCCCGGACGGGGTTTTCCCGTCGAGGCCCTGTTCGACATCGACCCCGACCTGATCGGGGTGCCGGTGGGTGGGGTGCCGGTGTCACATCTGGACGAAATCCCCGAGGTGTGCGCCGAGCGAGACATCTCCATAGGCGTCATCGCGACGCCACCGACCGCGGCGCAGTCGGTGTGCGACCGGCTCGTGGCCGGTGGAGTCCAGTGCATCCTGAACTTCGCCCCCGTGGTCCTGCAGGTGCCCGAACATATCGAGGTGCGAAAGGTCGACCTGGCGGTGGAGTTGCAGATCCTGTCCTTCCACGTGGCGCGGAGGACGGCAGGCGAGGCGGAAGGCCGCGCGCGCGACAGCAATGCCGATGGCACGAAGGATGTGGTGGTGTCCTGA